From the Prosthecobacter dejongeii genome, one window contains:
- the purQ gene encoding phosphoribosylformylglycinamidine synthase I has translation MPHALLIKFPGTNCDLETSRALEAAGFSAEVLPVAHLEPTSLDRAKLIVFSGGFSYGDYVMSGRIAQLITKHKLGERLKQFVADGGYVLGICNGFQILTQLDLLPRGSLIHNNTGRFICRWAPLKKNGNTSPFLKALPDNFELPVAHAEGRFVGESGDAEKYIKDGHAALLYGKDINGSSAQIAGLQDDTGRVFGLMPHPERFIAKNTHYDPDWNGAEQGWGYYLFKGVAEAIAA, from the coding sequence ATGCCCCACGCCCTTCTCATCAAATTCCCCGGCACCAACTGCGACCTGGAAACTTCCCGCGCGCTGGAAGCCGCAGGTTTCTCCGCTGAAGTCCTGCCCGTCGCCCATCTGGAGCCCACCTCGCTGGACCGGGCCAAGCTGATCGTGTTTTCCGGTGGTTTCAGCTATGGCGACTACGTCATGAGCGGCCGCATCGCCCAGCTCATTACCAAGCACAAGCTGGGTGAGCGCCTGAAACAGTTCGTGGCCGATGGCGGCTACGTGCTCGGCATCTGCAACGGTTTCCAGATCCTCACGCAGCTCGATCTCCTCCCGCGCGGCAGCCTCATTCATAACAACACTGGTCGTTTCATCTGCCGCTGGGCTCCGCTGAAAAAGAACGGCAATACCAGTCCCTTCCTCAAGGCCCTGCCGGATAACTTTGAATTGCCCGTCGCCCACGCCGAAGGTCGTTTTGTCGGTGAATCTGGCGATGCCGAAAAATACATCAAGGATGGCCACGCCGCCCTGCTCTACGGCAAGGACATCAACGGCTCCAGCGCCCAGATCGCCGGCCTGCAAGATGATACAGGTCGCGTCTTCGGCCTCATGCCGCACCCCGAGCGCTTCATCGCCAAAAACACCCACTACGATCCCGATTGGAACGGGGCCGAGCAAGGCTGGGGTTATTACCTCTTCAAAGGCGTCGCCGAAGCGATTGCGGCGTAA
- a CDS encoding TolC family protein — MKTTIQSLGALCMLATLPACSTPQRAPLPSSEPPLPASFPESGSQRSSATLGWREFFTDPHLKSLISTALENNQELNILMQEISVSKSEVLERKGALFPFVTLGGGAGLEKVGRYTRNGAVEEGLEIKEGKEFPEPLPDFGLVADFDWEVDIWKKLRNERGAAVQRYLASQEGRNFMVTHIIAEIAQSYYELIALDNQLSILQRTVGIQQDALGAVKHQKDAAKVTELAVRRFEAEVLKNQSHLFEIKQKITVTENRLNYLAGRYPQTVKRNSSGFESLRLKSLYAGLPTDLLRHRPDVVQAEMQLVAAGLDVKAAGARFYPALNISAALGLQSFSLDHTLFTTPESLVYGVAANIAAPLINRSAIQAAYQGASARQISAIYTYQQTVLKAYIEVVNHLAEMRNLTQSFELKSQQVAAMSDSITLSTQLFNSARADYTEVLLTQREALEARIDLVELKQQQLSAFVKAYKALGGGAGHEAGPGKASLSTSISASPGPSNFLRKILPFRRDA, encoded by the coding sequence ATGAAGACCACGATTCAATCCCTGGGTGCCCTGTGCATGCTGGCCACTCTCCCAGCCTGTTCGACCCCCCAGCGAGCCCCCCTGCCCTCCAGCGAGCCGCCGCTCCCAGCCAGCTTTCCTGAATCAGGCAGCCAACGCAGCTCTGCCACGCTGGGCTGGCGGGAGTTTTTTACCGATCCCCACCTGAAGTCCCTCATCAGTACTGCCTTGGAGAATAACCAAGAGTTAAACATCCTGATGCAGGAGATCTCCGTCTCCAAAAGCGAGGTGCTGGAGCGCAAAGGTGCCCTCTTTCCCTTCGTCACTCTGGGCGGCGGAGCCGGGCTGGAAAAAGTGGGCCGCTATACCCGCAATGGAGCTGTGGAAGAAGGCCTGGAGATCAAGGAGGGGAAAGAATTTCCTGAACCTTTGCCAGACTTCGGTCTGGTGGCCGACTTTGACTGGGAGGTGGACATCTGGAAGAAACTGCGCAACGAGCGCGGTGCTGCCGTGCAGCGCTACTTGGCGAGCCAGGAAGGCCGGAACTTCATGGTGACGCACATCATCGCAGAGATCGCCCAATCTTATTATGAGCTGATCGCCCTGGACAACCAGCTCTCCATCCTTCAGCGCACGGTCGGCATTCAGCAGGATGCTCTGGGGGCCGTGAAACACCAGAAGGACGCCGCCAAGGTGACCGAGCTGGCCGTGCGCCGATTCGAGGCCGAAGTGCTCAAAAACCAAAGCCACCTGTTCGAGATCAAGCAGAAGATCACCGTCACGGAAAACCGGCTCAACTACCTGGCAGGTCGCTACCCGCAGACGGTGAAGCGCAACTCCTCCGGCTTTGAAAGCCTGCGTCTCAAAAGCCTCTACGCCGGCCTGCCGACGGATCTGCTACGCCACCGACCCGACGTGGTGCAGGCCGAGATGCAACTGGTGGCCGCTGGCCTGGATGTGAAAGCTGCGGGGGCACGCTTTTACCCCGCGTTAAACATTTCCGCAGCACTGGGCCTGCAATCTTTCAGCCTGGACCACACGCTCTTCACCACGCCTGAATCCCTCGTCTATGGAGTGGCCGCCAACATCGCAGCTCCACTGATCAACCGCAGCGCCATCCAGGCTGCCTACCAGGGAGCCAGTGCCCGCCAGATCTCCGCCATCTACACTTACCAGCAAACCGTTTTGAAGGCCTACATCGAGGTCGTGAACCACCTCGCTGAGATGCGAAATCTGACCCAGAGCTTTGAACTCAAGAGCCAACAGGTGGCTGCCATGTCTGACTCCATCACCCTGTCCACCCAGCTCTTCAATTCTGCCCGTGCCGATTACACCGAAGTCCTGCTCACCCAGCGCGAAGCTCTTGAGGCCAGGATCGACCTCGTGGAGCTGAAACAGCAGCAGCTCAGCGCCTTTGTGAAAGCCTACAAAGCGCTCGGCGGTGGGGCCGGGCACGAGGCCGGGCCTGGCAAGGCCTCCCTTTCCACATCTATCTCAGCCAGCCCAGGCCCTTCAAATTTCCTGCGGAAGATCCTCCCCTTCCGCAGAGACGCCTAG